The Primulina tabacum isolate GXHZ01 chromosome 7, ASM2559414v2, whole genome shotgun sequence genome includes a window with the following:
- the LOC142551093 gene encoding LOW QUALITY PROTEIN: RAN GTPase-activating protein 2-like (The sequence of the model RefSeq protein was modified relative to this genomic sequence to represent the inferred CDS: inserted 3 bases in 2 codons) gives MDTKTSNGXRRHVTIKLWPPSQNTRQKLVERMTDNLSAPTVFTRKYGSVSKAEASKFAKQIEESAFSSANQHYEQEPDGDGSSAVQWYASECSKLCLDVLKGGFKMEEKEKMSSKVSPTIRDTFFDISKGQRAFIEEDEAQTLLSPLKDPGNFYTKICFSNRSFGLGAAHIAGPILSAIKNQLTDVDLSDFVAGRPEAEALDVMTIFSEGLEGSHLKYLNLSDNALGEKGVRAFSMLLQSQTELEELYLMNDGISEEAARAVSELVPSTQKLRVLHFHNNMTGDTGAVSISKILRRCPLLEDFRCSSTRVGSEGGIALSEALSGCTNLKKLDIRDNMFGVQAGIKLSEALVKHEYLTEIYLSYLNLEDVGATAIADALKETAPSLEVLEMAGNDITAEAAPSLASCIAXKMALMKLNLSENDLKDDGVLLISKVLGVEHDQLKEVDMSQNSLRRAASRTLAQALVNKPSFKLLNINGNFISDEGIDELKGIFKENPDKLGPLDENDPDGEDFDDEDSGDEEDEGEQDELEVKLKNLDVNKKE, from the exons ATGGATACAAAAACATCAAATG GACGTCGACATGTTACGATTAAACTATGGCCTCCTAGCCAGAATACACGCCAGAAGCTAGTTGAGCGAATGACAGATAATCTTTCGGCTCCAACCGTTTTCACCCGCAAGTATGGCAGTGTCAGTAAGGCCGAGGCTTCAAAATTTGCCAAACAAATTGAAGAATCTgctttttctagtgcaaatcaACATTATGAACAGGAACCTGATGGTGATGGCAGTTCTGCTGTGCAGTGGTATGCCAGTGAATGTAGCAAGCTTTGTCTGGATGTTCTTAAAGGAGGATTCAAGATGGAGGAAAAAGAGAAGATGAGCTCGAAGGTTAGTCCTACTATCCGCGATACCTTTTTCGATATTTCGAAAGGTCAGCGAGCATTCATAGAGGAGGACGAGGCACAAACACTTTTGAGTCCCTTAAAAGATCCAGGAAATTTTTACACTAAAATATGTTTCAGCAATCGAAGCTTCGGTCTAGGTGCTGCCCATATTGCTGGTCCTATCTTATCAGCTATTAAGAACCAGTTGACAGACGTGGATCTGTCAGATTTTGTTGCTGGACGACCAGAGGCAGAAGCTCTGGATGTAATGACTATCTTTTCTGAAGGTCTGGAAGGCTCTCATTTGAAGTATCTGAATCTCTCAGACAATGCCTTGGGTGAGAAGGGAGTTCGGGCATTTAGTATGCTCTTGCAGTCTCAGACCGAATTGGAGGAACTATATCTGATGAATGATGGGATTTCAGAAGAAGCAGCACGAGCTGTTAGTGAATTGGTTCCTTCCACACAGAAGCTTAGAGTTCTTCATTTTCATAACAACATGACGGGAGATACAGGGGCGGTTTCGATATCAAAGATTCTGAGGCGATGTCCCCTGTTGGAGGATTTTCGCTGCTCATCTACCCGTGTCGGCTCTGAAGGTGGGATTGCATTGAGCGAAGCACTTTCAGGATGTACGAATTTGAAGAAACTTGATATTCGAGATAACATGTTTGGGGTCCAGGCTGGTATCAAGCTGAGTGAGGCTCTTGTCAAACATGAGTATCTTACCGAGATATATTTGAGCTACCTGAATCTTGAAGATGTTGGAGCAACTGCAATAGCTGATGCTCTAAAAGAGACTGCACCCTCACTCGAGGTCTTGGAGATGGCTGGGAATGATATAACAGCCGAAGCAGCTCCTAGTTTAGCTTCTTGTATTGC AAAAATGGCTCTTATGAAGTTAAACTTGTCGGAAAACGATCTCAAGGATGATGGTGTGCTTCTCATAAGcaaagtacttggagtagagcATGATCAATTGAAAGAAGTCGACATGAGCCAGAACTCTCTTAGAAGGGCTGCATCTAGGACTTTGGCTCAGGCATTAGTTAATAAGCCCTCATTCAAGTTACTGAATATTAATGGAAACTTCATTTCTGATGAAGGGATTGATGAACTGAAGGGTATCTTTAAAGAAAATCCTGATAAACTTGGCCCGTTGGATGAAAATGATCCTGATGGAGAAGATTTTGACGATGAAGATTCTGgagatgaagaagatgaaggTGAGCAGGATGAGTTGGAAGTGAAACTCAAAAATCTTGACGTTAATAAAAAAGAGTGA